One region of Streptomyces rishiriensis genomic DNA includes:
- a CDS encoding LLM class F420-dependent oxidoreductase: MRLGLALGYWGRGPSPDHVELAREAERLGYDSVWTAESWGSDAFTPLTWIAARTSTIRLGTAVAQMAARSPTTTAMHALTLDHLSGGRMTLGLGLSGPQVVEGWYGRPFPESPLTATREYVDVVRQVLRRRAPVELDGRFHSHPYRGPDGTGLGRPLRSITHPLRPDLPVLLGAEGPRNVAQTIRIADGWLPLYWSPNRPDAYGPAVAELPEGFRVAPLAQVRICDDVTEGLLPVKTMLGFYIGGMGHATRNFHADLMARMGYEEEARHIQELFLAGRREEAVLAVPDAFADEISLVGPRERVAERLESWRKGPVTDLLVVAPDRTTLRVLAELNS, encoded by the coding sequence ATGCGGCTCGGTCTGGCGCTCGGCTACTGGGGCCGCGGCCCCTCCCCCGACCACGTGGAGCTGGCGCGCGAGGCGGAACGGCTCGGTTACGACTCCGTGTGGACGGCGGAGTCCTGGGGCTCGGACGCCTTCACCCCCCTCACGTGGATCGCCGCCCGGACGTCCACGATCCGACTGGGCACGGCGGTGGCGCAGATGGCGGCCCGCTCCCCCACCACGACCGCGATGCACGCCCTGACCCTGGACCATCTCTCCGGCGGCCGGATGACGCTCGGGCTGGGCCTGTCGGGTCCCCAGGTGGTGGAGGGCTGGTACGGCCGGCCCTTCCCCGAGTCCCCCCTGACCGCGACCCGGGAGTACGTGGACGTGGTGCGCCAGGTGCTGCGCCGCCGGGCGCCGGTGGAACTGGACGGCCGCTTCCACTCCCACCCGTACCGCGGCCCGGACGGGACCGGCCTCGGCAGACCGCTCAGGTCCATCACCCACCCCCTGCGTCCCGACCTGCCGGTGCTGCTGGGCGCGGAGGGTCCGCGCAACGTCGCCCAGACGATCCGGATCGCCGACGGCTGGCTGCCGCTGTACTGGTCGCCGAACCGGCCGGACGCGTACGGCCCGGCGGTGGCTGAGCTGCCCGAGGGCTTCCGCGTCGCGCCCCTCGCTCAGGTACGGATCTGCGACGACGTCACCGAGGGCCTGCTGCCCGTGAAGACCATGCTCGGCTTCTACATCGGCGGCATGGGCCACGCCACCCGCAACTTCCACGCCGACCTGATGGCCCGCATGGGATACGAGGAGGAGGCAAGGCACATCCAGGAGCTCTTCCTGGCCGGGCGGCGCGAGGAGGCGGTGCTGGCCGTCCCCGACGCCTTCGCCGACGAGATCTCCCTGGTCGGCCCGCGTGAACGCGTCGCCGAACGGCTGGAGTCCTGGCGCAAGGGGCCGGTGACGGACCT
- a CDS encoding class I SAM-dependent methyltransferase, whose amino-acid sequence MPAAPKPEILAAFEAAKGFMPVDEGLALYAAAVEAGALGLPLLEVGTYCGRSTILIADAARRAGVSALTLDHHRGSEEQQPGWEYHDPETVDPEVGLMDTLPTFRRTLHRAGLEEHVVALVGRSPRIAAFWNSPLGLVFVDGGHTDEHATSDYEGWAPHVAEGGLLVIHDVFPDPVDEFTGQAPYRVYLRALDSGAFTEVSDTGSLRVLRRTGTGV is encoded by the coding sequence ATGCCCGCGGCACCCAAGCCCGAGATCCTGGCCGCGTTCGAGGCGGCGAAGGGGTTCATGCCGGTCGACGAGGGACTCGCGCTGTACGCGGCCGCCGTCGAGGCGGGCGCGCTCGGGCTGCCCCTGCTCGAGGTCGGCACCTACTGCGGGCGCTCCACCATCCTCATCGCGGACGCGGCCCGCCGGGCCGGGGTCAGCGCGCTCACGCTGGACCACCACCGCGGCAGCGAGGAGCAGCAGCCCGGCTGGGAGTACCACGACCCGGAGACCGTCGACCCCGAGGTCGGCCTGATGGACACCCTGCCCACCTTCCGCCGGACCCTGCACCGCGCGGGCCTGGAGGAGCATGTGGTCGCACTGGTCGGACGTTCGCCGCGCATCGCCGCGTTCTGGAACTCGCCCCTCGGTCTCGTCTTCGTCGACGGCGGCCACACCGACGAGCACGCCACCTCCGACTACGAGGGCTGGGCGCCGCACGTCGCCGAGGGCGGTCTCCTCGTCATCCACGACGTGTTCCCCGACCCGGTCGACGAGTTCACCGGCCAGGCCCCCTACCGCGTCTACCTGCGCGCCCTGGACTCCGGGGCCTTCACCGAGGTCTCGGACACCGGCTCGCTGCGGGTCCTGCGACGGACGGGCACGGGCGTCTAG
- a CDS encoding MFS transporter produces the protein MTHTTTGRPTREASGAVVPVLAFAGIVVAVMQTLLVPVIKDLPQLLGTAPSNATWVLTSTLLSGAVATPIMGRLGDLYGKRRLLIASLSVMVVGALVSALTSDLITMIVGRSLQGFAMGAIPLGIGLMRDMLPREKLGSAMALMSSSIGVGGGLALPLAALIAQHADWHALFYGAAALGALAIALTLLVVPESPARAEGTFDVAGAIGLSTGLVLFLLPITKGSDWGWTSGTTLGLFAAAAVVLVLWGVMELRLKAPLVDLRTTARPAVLFTNLASIMVGVSFYVVSLVLPQLLQLPKATGYGLGQSMVTAGLLVAPLGLTMMFTAPVYAKLSAKYGPKFTLILGMLIIAIGYGAGLGLMSAAWQSLVIAVVLGAGIGLAYSSLPALIVGAVPASETGAANGLNTLMRSIGTSVSSAVIGMVLANTANDVGGVAVPTMHGFRVSFLIATAAVAVGLLLALFLPRQQRPSAAPQLRASSEEDANLKHAEEVLRGFRGRVLDADGVPVARAKVTLIDRRGRQAGATLSEEDGSYALAVPAQGAYVLAAKATGHGPLASSATHAGDERPVDLDLALPGRTVNA, from the coding sequence ATGACGCACACGACGACCGGCCGGCCCACCCGCGAAGCGAGCGGAGCCGTCGTCCCGGTGCTCGCCTTCGCGGGCATCGTGGTCGCGGTGATGCAGACCCTGCTCGTCCCGGTCATCAAGGACCTGCCCCAGCTGCTGGGCACCGCGCCCAGCAACGCCACCTGGGTCCTGACGTCGACGCTGCTGTCGGGTGCCGTGGCCACACCGATCATGGGCCGCCTCGGCGACCTGTACGGCAAGCGGCGCCTGCTGATAGCCAGCCTCTCGGTGATGGTCGTCGGCGCGCTGGTCAGCGCTCTCACGAGCGACCTGATCACGATGATCGTCGGCCGTAGCCTCCAGGGCTTCGCCATGGGCGCCATCCCGCTCGGCATCGGTCTGATGCGGGACATGCTGCCGCGCGAGAAGCTCGGTTCGGCGATGGCCCTGATGAGCTCCTCGATCGGCGTCGGCGGCGGCCTCGCCCTGCCGCTCGCGGCCCTGATCGCCCAGCACGCCGACTGGCACGCCCTGTTCTACGGCGCCGCCGCCCTCGGCGCCCTCGCCATCGCCCTCACCCTGCTCGTCGTCCCCGAGTCCCCGGCGCGCGCCGAGGGCACCTTCGACGTCGCGGGCGCGATCGGCCTCTCCACCGGTCTGGTGCTCTTCCTGCTGCCGATCACCAAGGGCAGCGACTGGGGCTGGACCTCCGGCACGACCCTCGGCCTGTTCGCCGCCGCGGCCGTCGTCCTCGTCCTGTGGGGCGTGATGGAGCTGCGGCTGAAGGCCCCGCTCGTCGACCTGCGCACCACGGCCCGACCCGCCGTCCTCTTCACCAACCTCGCCTCGATCATGGTCGGCGTCTCGTTCTACGTGGTCTCCCTGGTCCTCCCGCAGCTGCTCCAGCTGCCGAAGGCCACCGGCTACGGCCTCGGCCAGTCGATGGTCACCGCCGGTCTGCTCGTCGCGCCGCTCGGCCTGACGATGATGTTCACCGCGCCCGTCTACGCCAAGCTGTCCGCCAAGTACGGCCCCAAGTTCACCCTGATCCTCGGCATGCTGATCATCGCGATCGGCTACGGCGCCGGCCTCGGCCTGATGAGCGCCGCCTGGCAGAGCCTCGTCATCGCCGTCGTCCTCGGCGCGGGCATCGGCCTCGCGTACTCCTCCCTGCCGGCGCTGATCGTCGGCGCGGTCCCGGCCTCGGAGACCGGCGCGGCCAACGGCCTCAACACCCTGATGCGGTCCATCGGCACCTCGGTGTCCAGCGCCGTCATCGGCATGGTGCTGGCCAACACCGCGAACGACGTCGGCGGCGTCGCCGTACCGACCATGCACGGCTTCCGCGTCTCCTTCCTCATCGCCACCGCGGCCGTCGCGGTCGGCCTGCTCCTCGCCCTCTTCCTGCCCAGGCAGCAGCGCCCGTCGGCCGCGCCGCAGCTGCGCGCCAGCAGCGAGGAGGACGCCAACCTCAAGCACGCCGAGGAGGTCCTGCGGGGCTTCCGCGGCCGGGTCCTGGACGCCGACGGCGTCCCGGTCGCCCGCGCCAAGGTCACGCTCATCGACCGCCGAGGCCGCCAGGCCGGCGCCACCCTGTCGGAGGAGGACGGCAGCTACGCTCTCGCCGTCCCCGCCCAGGGCGCCTACGTCCTCGCCGCCAAGGCCACCGGCCACGGCCCGCTGGCCAGCTCCGCGACCCATGCGGGCGACGAGCGTCCGGTCGACCTCGACCTGGCCCTGCCGGGCCGGACGGTCAACGCCTGA
- a CDS encoding TetR/AcrR family transcriptional regulator — protein MTPEPISRRARPAKAPLSREAIVRAGLAILDRDGLDALTMRRVAKELDTGPASLYVYVANRDDLMAAMLDEALARVPLTAEGTWREQMHALVAASVEAMSRHEGLAAVALGAIPTGANALLILDRMLALLKQAGLDDVTAAWAVDLLHLHSAAAAAEQSAYLTKGGEEETAVADADRRYAALPADRYPMITALRPALFSSGDRDTWGLDVLLSGILQTPAR, from the coding sequence GTGACCCCCGAGCCGATCAGCCGCCGCGCGCGGCCCGCCAAGGCCCCCCTCAGCCGCGAGGCGATCGTGCGGGCCGGGCTGGCCATCCTCGACCGCGACGGTCTGGACGCGCTCACCATGCGTCGCGTGGCCAAGGAGCTCGACACCGGGCCGGCCTCCCTCTATGTCTATGTCGCCAACCGTGACGATCTGATGGCCGCGATGCTGGACGAGGCGCTCGCCCGGGTCCCGCTCACCGCGGAGGGCACCTGGCGGGAGCAGATGCACGCCCTGGTGGCGGCGAGCGTCGAGGCCATGAGCCGGCACGAGGGGCTGGCCGCCGTCGCCCTCGGCGCCATCCCCACCGGCGCCAACGCCCTGCTCATCCTCGACCGCATGCTCGCACTGCTCAAGCAGGCCGGCCTCGACGACGTCACCGCCGCCTGGGCCGTCGACCTGCTCCATCTCCACAGCGCCGCGGCCGCCGCCGAGCAGAGCGCCTACCTCACCAAGGGAGGCGAGGAGGAGACGGCCGTGGCGGACGCCGACCGCCGATACGCGGCCCTGCCCGCCGACCGCTACCCGATGATCACCGCCCTGCGGCCGGCCCTCTTCTCGTCCGGCGACCGCGACACCTGGGGCCTGGACGTCCTGCTCAGCGGCATCCTCCAGACCCCCGCCCGCTGA
- a CDS encoding DUF5336 domain-containing protein, which produces MNIRSLTRGDGVVIGAAVLLFIASFLDTFDGSGSDVPNAWDNLGLVMSMYIGGIIGAALIVVARALPQPRKVAGIDLGQFGVALTVFAAWTAFWTIIDPLGAFSDTFGTTEIDTGSGLILGLIAALLLAAGAIATPLVPALQAALVPAPRPAAPQPYGAQPPAGYGYPGAPQPSAFGGPPQQPQPGQPPFGAQPAPAQPAGGDFSPFWFAVPVPRPLYAEDGAPMPIAELAPGTWYLAVEQGAQGLVAQTQDGRRGVLRDASGIQRG; this is translated from the coding sequence GTGAATATCCGCTCCCTCACTCGAGGCGACGGCGTGGTGATCGGGGCAGCGGTATTGCTGTTCATCGCGTCGTTCCTGGACACGTTCGACGGCTCCGGCAGTGACGTCCCGAACGCCTGGGACAACCTCGGCCTCGTAATGAGCATGTACATCGGCGGAATTATCGGTGCCGCCCTGATCGTCGTCGCCCGCGCGCTTCCGCAGCCGCGCAAGGTGGCCGGCATCGACCTGGGGCAGTTCGGTGTCGCGCTGACGGTCTTCGCCGCGTGGACGGCGTTCTGGACGATCATCGACCCGCTCGGCGCGTTCAGCGACACCTTCGGCACCACCGAGATCGACACGGGCTCCGGTCTCATCCTGGGCCTGATCGCCGCGCTGCTGCTGGCCGCCGGCGCGATCGCCACCCCGCTGGTGCCCGCCCTGCAGGCCGCCCTCGTCCCGGCTCCCAGGCCGGCTGCCCCGCAGCCCTACGGCGCCCAGCCGCCCGCGGGCTACGGCTACCCGGGCGCGCCCCAGCCGTCGGCCTTCGGCGGTCCGCCGCAGCAGCCCCAGCCGGGTCAGCCGCCGTTCGGCGCCCAGCCGGCTCCGGCCCAGCCGGCGGGCGGGGACTTCTCCCCGTTCTGGTTCGCGGTGCCGGTGCCGCGTCCGCTGTACGCGGAGGACGGCGCGCCCATGCCGATCGCCGAACTGGCGCCGGGCACCTGGTACCTCGCGGTCGAGCAGGGCGCCCAGGGCCTGGTCGCCCAGACCCAGGACGGCCGCCGCGGTGTCCTGCGGGACGCCTCCGGCATCCAGCGCGGCTGA
- a CDS encoding N-acetylmuramoyl-L-alanine amidase: MSYAGSNPDPFDPSGPSGPPPPRRSPLRRPLTVALAALVPGALLGWLAYEASGGTGSGGANGSGAASSVLSSPANGEDGAGSRGGAGGDGKTGAGTGTASASSSAPAAGSGADSLRGKVVVIDPGHNPTNYRHTADINREVDIGTNRKECDTTGTSTNSGYSEAQFTLDVAHRLRTLLQRQGATVRLTQDGDRPFGPCVDERARIGNAAHADAVVSIHADGAGAGQRGFHVILPGAVHEGAADTRAIVAPSKDLGKLIAGDFTRTTGTSPSDYVGDGTGLVTREDLGGLNLSTVPKVFIECGNMRDTKDAALLTSGAWRQKAAQGISEGIVSFLHG, from the coding sequence GTGTCGTACGCAGGCTCGAACCCCGATCCCTTCGATCCCTCCGGCCCCTCCGGTCCCCCGCCGCCGCGCCGCTCGCCGCTGCGCCGCCCGCTGACCGTGGCGCTCGCCGCGCTCGTGCCCGGGGCGCTGCTGGGCTGGCTGGCGTACGAGGCATCGGGCGGGACCGGGAGCGGCGGGGCGAACGGGTCCGGGGCGGCGTCGAGCGTCCTGAGCTCCCCCGCGAACGGCGAGGACGGCGCGGGCAGCAGGGGCGGCGCGGGCGGTGACGGGAAGACGGGTGCCGGTACGGGCACCGCTTCCGCTTCCTCCTCCGCCCCGGCCGCCGGTTCGGGCGCGGACTCACTCCGGGGCAAGGTCGTCGTCATCGACCCCGGCCACAACCCCACCAATTACCGGCACACCGCCGACATCAACCGCGAGGTCGACATCGGCACCAACCGGAAGGAGTGCGACACGACGGGGACGTCCACGAACTCCGGTTACAGCGAAGCCCAGTTCACGCTGGACGTGGCCCACCGGCTGCGCACCCTGCTCCAGCGGCAGGGCGCCACGGTGCGGCTGACGCAGGACGGGGACCGGCCGTTCGGCCCGTGCGTGGACGAGCGGGCCCGGATCGGGAACGCGGCGCACGCCGACGCCGTCGTCTCGATCCACGCCGACGGCGCCGGGGCGGGACAGCGCGGCTTCCATGTGATCCTGCCGGGCGCGGTGCACGAGGGCGCCGCGGACACCCGCGCCATCGTCGCCCCGTCGAAGGACCTCGGGAAGCTGATCGCGGGCGACTTCACCCGGACCACGGGCACTTCACCGTCCGACTACGTCGGCGACGGCACCGGTCTCGTCACGCGTGAGGACCTGGGCGGTCTCAATCTGTCAACGGTTCCCAAGGTGTTCATCGAGTGCGGCAACATGCGCGATACCAAGGACGCGGCGCTGCTGACCAGTGGCGCCTGGCGGCAGAAGGCGGCGCAGGGGATCTCTGAGGGAATCGTGAGTTTCCTGCACGGGTAG
- a CDS encoding NAD(P)H-binding protein, translated as MILITGGRGAVATRLLALLHADGIPVRVGSAARADLAPPPGVEAVTLDLTDPATFPAALTGVTSVFLYATPDHVTDFVDHAHRAGVTHVVVLSSSSVLGASGSEPKDDPLAGPHLTVERALLASPIATTLLRPGSFASNAASWAWSVRAGLPVSLPFLGAHTDPLHEMDLAEAAHAVLTDPRHRGGRFTLTGPESLTFTEQIDRLAAVTGRAIAVKHVTAEEWKEETDGHLPAAYADALLAWWRSTDGRPVALTRTVEELTGHPARPFTAWVTDHLADFTAP; from the coding sequence ATGATCCTGATCACCGGAGGTCGCGGCGCGGTAGCCACCCGGCTGCTCGCCCTGCTGCACGCCGACGGCATACCCGTACGGGTCGGCTCCGCCGCTCGCGCCGACCTCGCCCCGCCTCCCGGCGTCGAAGCGGTCACCCTCGACCTCACCGACCCGGCGACCTTCCCCGCCGCGCTGACCGGCGTCACCTCCGTCTTCCTCTACGCGACGCCCGACCACGTCACCGACTTCGTCGACCACGCCCACCGGGCCGGCGTCACCCATGTCGTGGTGCTGTCCAGCTCCAGCGTCCTGGGCGCGTCCGGGTCCGAGCCGAAGGACGACCCCCTGGCCGGCCCCCACCTGACCGTGGAGCGGGCGCTGCTCGCCTCCCCGATCGCCACCACCCTCCTGCGGCCCGGCTCCTTCGCCTCCAACGCCGCGTCCTGGGCCTGGTCCGTCCGCGCCGGCCTGCCCGTCAGCCTCCCCTTCCTCGGCGCCCACACCGACCCCCTGCACGAGATGGACCTGGCCGAGGCCGCCCACGCCGTCCTCACCGACCCCCGGCACCGCGGCGGCCGCTTCACCCTCACCGGCCCCGAGTCGCTGACGTTCACCGAGCAGATCGACCGGCTGGCCGCGGTCACCGGCCGCGCCATCGCGGTCAAGCACGTCACCGCCGAAGAATGGAAGGAGGAGACCGACGGGCACCTCCCCGCCGCCTACGCCGACGCCCTCCTCGCGTGGTGGAGGTCCACGGACGGCAGGCCCGTCGCCCTCACCCGCACCGTCGAGGAACTCACCGGCCACCCCGCCCGTCCCTTCACGGCCTGGGTCACCGACCACCTCGCCGACTTCACCGCCCCCTGA